From one Streptomyces chromofuscus genomic stretch:
- a CDS encoding FecCD family ABC transporter permease, whose product MLVESPPEERAEVASAPPTRRAIRSFGLLLAVLVMVLVALASIAVGAKELSFEQVWHGLFQDSGTYSDVVVGERLSRTLLGLLAGAALGLSGAVLQALTRNPLADPGLLGINAGASAAVVTGITFFGVTSLSGYVWFAFFGAAGVGALVWFLGGSRGATPVRLALAGTAISAALYGYLQALMILDEAALDRMRFWTVGSLSAATDRTITQVLPFLVVGSVLALALARPLNAMAMGDDTAKALGANLNRTRALSMLAATVLCGAATAACGPIVFVGLMVPHVVRSFTGPDLRWILPYAAVLSPVLLLGADVLGRIVARPAELQVGIVTAILGGPVFIFLVRRRRTAQL is encoded by the coding sequence GTGTTGGTTGAGAGTCCCCCCGAAGAGCGCGCGGAAGTCGCCTCCGCGCCCCCAACCCGCCGGGCGATACGGTCCTTTGGGCTGCTCCTCGCCGTGCTCGTCATGGTGCTCGTCGCGTTGGCCAGCATCGCCGTCGGTGCGAAGGAGCTGTCTTTCGAGCAGGTCTGGCACGGCCTGTTCCAGGATTCGGGGACGTACAGCGACGTCGTGGTCGGCGAGCGGTTGTCCCGCACCCTGCTCGGGCTGCTCGCCGGTGCCGCGCTCGGCCTGTCCGGAGCCGTGCTCCAGGCGCTCACCCGCAATCCGCTGGCCGACCCCGGACTGCTCGGCATCAACGCCGGCGCGTCCGCGGCGGTCGTCACCGGCATCACCTTCTTCGGCGTCACCAGCCTCAGCGGCTATGTGTGGTTCGCGTTCTTCGGCGCCGCCGGGGTCGGGGCGCTGGTGTGGTTCCTGGGCGGCAGCCGGGGCGCCACTCCGGTGCGGCTCGCGCTCGCGGGTACGGCGATCAGCGCCGCGCTCTACGGCTATCTCCAGGCCCTGATGATCCTGGACGAGGCGGCGCTGGACCGGATGCGCTTCTGGACGGTCGGCTCACTGAGCGCGGCGACCGACCGCACCATCACGCAGGTGCTGCCGTTCCTGGTGGTCGGCTCGGTCCTGGCGCTCGCCCTCGCCCGCCCGCTCAACGCGATGGCCATGGGCGACGACACCGCCAAGGCCCTCGGCGCCAACCTCAACCGCACCCGGGCGCTGTCCATGCTCGCCGCCACCGTGTTGTGCGGGGCGGCGACCGCCGCTTGCGGGCCGATCGTGTTCGTCGGACTGATGGTGCCGCACGTCGTGCGGTCCTTCACCGGACCCGACCTGCGCTGGATCCTGCCGTACGCGGCCGTCCTGTCCCCGGTGCTGCTGCTCGGCGCCGACGTGCTCGGCCGGATCGTCGCGCGGCCCGCGGAACTCCAGGTCGGCATTGTGACCGCGATCCTCGGCGGCCCGGTCTTCATCTTTCTCGTACGACGGCGGAGGACGGCCCAGCTGTGA
- a CDS encoding DUF1015 family protein translates to MNTAGHPEATTRRGLELTPFRGLRYDPDRVGSLAAVTSPPYDVVVRPDGVHQLQSADPHNIVRLILPEAATPAARNAQAADTLHRWLTEGVLTADPEPGLYVYEQHDGNGMLQRGIIGALQVSDPSEGVVLPHEDVMSHIVADRADLMRATSANLEPLLLTYRGNGLAAASEVVERTVEKPPLLATTTEDGFSHRLWSVTDPDDVARVQSDLTHHQALIADGHHRWATYRRLRAEHPSPSPWDYGLVLLVDTARYPLRVRAIHRLLHGLPVPEALSALHGHFRVRHVDAPLPEALTALAEAASSGNAFLLAGDGTFHLVDRPDPELLTRTVPADRPEAWRTLDATVLHATLLAHVWHVPEDSPAHIAYIHDAAATVRKAERDGGTAVLLHPVHEDVVRDLARQGVTMPRKSTSFGPKPASGLVLRALDL, encoded by the coding sequence ATGAACACAGCAGGTCACCCGGAAGCGACGACGCGCCGAGGCCTCGAACTCACCCCGTTCCGAGGCCTTCGCTACGACCCCGACCGGGTCGGCAGCCTGGCGGCCGTGACATCCCCTCCGTACGACGTCGTCGTACGCCCCGACGGCGTGCACCAGTTGCAGTCGGCAGACCCGCACAACATCGTCCGGCTGATCCTCCCCGAGGCCGCCACCCCCGCCGCGCGCAACGCCCAGGCCGCCGACACCCTGCACCGCTGGCTCACCGAGGGCGTCCTGACCGCCGACCCGGAGCCCGGCCTGTACGTCTACGAACAGCACGACGGCAACGGCATGCTCCAGCGCGGAATCATCGGCGCCCTGCAGGTCTCCGATCCGTCGGAGGGCGTGGTCCTGCCGCACGAGGACGTCATGTCGCACATCGTCGCCGACCGAGCCGACCTGATGCGCGCGACCTCCGCGAACCTCGAACCCCTGCTGCTGACCTACCGCGGCAACGGCCTGGCGGCCGCGAGCGAGGTCGTGGAACGGACCGTTGAGAAGCCCCCGCTGCTGGCCACCACCACCGAGGACGGCTTCAGCCACCGCCTCTGGTCCGTGACCGACCCCGACGACGTGGCCCGCGTGCAGTCCGACCTCACCCACCACCAGGCCCTGATCGCCGACGGCCACCACCGCTGGGCCACCTACCGCCGCCTGCGCGCCGAGCACCCCTCGCCCAGCCCCTGGGACTACGGCCTGGTCCTCCTGGTCGACACCGCCCGCTACCCCCTGCGCGTCCGCGCCATCCACCGCCTCCTGCACGGCCTGCCGGTGCCGGAAGCCCTCTCCGCGCTCCACGGCCACTTCCGCGTACGCCACGTCGACGCACCGCTCCCCGAGGCCCTCACGGCCCTCGCCGAGGCCGCGTCCTCCGGCAACGCCTTCCTGCTCGCCGGCGACGGCACGTTCCACCTGGTCGACCGCCCCGATCCGGAGCTGCTGACCCGCACGGTCCCCGCCGACCGCCCCGAGGCCTGGCGCACCCTCGACGCCACCGTCCTGCACGCCACGCTGCTCGCCCACGTCTGGCACGTGCCCGAGGACTCCCCCGCCCACATCGCCTACATCCACGACGCGGCGGCCACCGTGCGCAAGGCGGAACGGGACGGCGGCACGGCGGTCCTGCTCCACCCGGTCCACGAGGACGTCGTGCGCGACCTCGCCCGCCAGGGTGTCACCATGCCCCGAAAGTCGACGTCCTTCGGCCCGAAACCGGCGTCGGGCCTGGTGCTGCGCGCCCTGGACCTCTGA
- a CDS encoding tetratricopeptide repeat protein, which yields MPIPEDVTGDEIDKDVRQELQSLPKTLAEDVAKNLVMVARLIDEDPEGAYGYSRVALRLASRVAAVREAAGFAAYANQKYGEALAEFRAARRMTGTVELWPVMADCERGLGRPEKALDMAGAPEVQKLDKAGQVEMRLVAAGARRDMGQLDAAIVTLQSPELASSSVQPWTARLRYAYADALLAAGREREAREWFAKAVEADRDGSTDASDRLAELDGVEFVDALDETRDDEGEAAVEDGSDSGRDSDGDGDRD from the coding sequence CTGCCGATTCCGGAGGACGTGACCGGCGACGAGATCGACAAGGACGTACGGCAGGAGCTGCAGAGTCTGCCGAAGACCCTCGCGGAGGATGTCGCCAAGAACCTGGTCATGGTCGCGCGGCTGATCGACGAGGACCCCGAGGGGGCTTACGGCTATTCCAGGGTTGCCCTGCGGCTGGCGTCGCGCGTCGCCGCCGTGCGGGAGGCCGCAGGGTTCGCGGCGTACGCGAACCAGAAGTACGGAGAGGCACTCGCCGAGTTCCGTGCGGCGCGGCGGATGACCGGCACCGTGGAGCTGTGGCCCGTGATGGCCGACTGCGAGCGCGGGCTGGGGCGTCCGGAGAAGGCGCTGGACATGGCCGGGGCGCCCGAGGTGCAGAAACTCGACAAGGCCGGGCAGGTGGAGATGCGGCTCGTCGCGGCGGGTGCCCGGCGTGACATGGGGCAGCTCGACGCGGCCATCGTGACGCTGCAGAGCCCGGAGCTGGCCTCCAGTTCCGTGCAGCCGTGGACCGCGCGGCTGCGGTACGCGTACGCGGACGCGCTGCTCGCGGCCGGGCGGGAGCGTGAGGCTCGGGAGTGGTTCGCGAAGGCGGTGGAGGCGGACCGGGACGGCAGCACCGACGCCTCGGACCGGCTGGCCGAGCTGGACGGCGTGGAGTTCGTCGACGCCCTCGACGAGACCCGGGACGACGAGGGCGAGGCCGCGGTCGAGGACGGCTCGGACTCGGGCCGTGACAGTGACGGCGACGGCGACCGGGACTGA
- a CDS encoding HAD hydrolase-like protein: MSQQVRTRPEGSGRALSEAYDTALLDLDGVVYAGGEAIAHAVDSLGTARAGGMHLAYVTNNALRTPDVVAAHLTELGIPAEAGDVITSAQAVARLIAEQVPAGARVLVVGGEGLRVALRERGLVPVESADDDPAAVVQGYGGPELPWGRFAEACYAVARGVPWFASNTDLTIPSARGIAPGNGAAVAVVRIATGADPQVAGKPLPPMHRETILRTGARRPLVVGDRLDTDIEGAFNGAVDSLLVLTGVTDGPQLLAAPPQHRPTYVDRDLRGLLTGQSEVVEAGAGFRCGGWTAAAGDGRLELDGEGEALDGLRALCAAAWTAAGEGVCVLDGAKALARLAL; this comes from the coding sequence ATGAGTCAGCAGGTCAGGACCAGGCCCGAGGGCAGCGGGCGGGCGCTGAGCGAGGCGTACGACACGGCGCTGCTCGACCTGGACGGGGTGGTGTACGCGGGCGGGGAGGCGATCGCGCACGCGGTCGACTCGCTCGGGACGGCCCGCGCGGGCGGGATGCATCTCGCGTACGTCACGAACAACGCGCTGCGTACGCCCGACGTCGTGGCCGCGCACCTGACCGAGCTGGGGATACCGGCGGAGGCCGGTGACGTCATCACCTCGGCGCAGGCGGTCGCGCGGCTGATCGCCGAGCAGGTGCCCGCGGGGGCGCGGGTGCTGGTCGTCGGGGGTGAGGGACTGCGGGTCGCGCTGCGGGAGCGGGGGCTCGTGCCGGTGGAGTCGGCGGACGACGATCCGGCGGCGGTCGTACAGGGGTACGGCGGGCCGGAGTTGCCGTGGGGGCGTTTCGCCGAGGCGTGTTATGCCGTCGCGCGCGGGGTGCCGTGGTTCGCGTCGAACACCGACCTGACGATTCCGAGTGCGCGCGGGATCGCGCCGGGGAACGGGGCGGCGGTGGCGGTGGTGCGAATCGCGACCGGGGCCGATCCTCAGGTGGCGGGCAAGCCACTGCCGCCGATGCACCGGGAGACGATTCTGCGCACCGGTGCGCGGCGGCCACTGGTGGTGGGGGACCGGCTGGACACGGACATCGAGGGCGCGTTCAACGGCGCCGTGGACTCGCTGCTCGTGCTCACCGGAGTGACCGACGGGCCGCAACTGCTCGCCGCGCCGCCCCAGCACCGGCCGACGTACGTCGACCGGGATCTGCGCGGACTGCTGACCGGGCAGTCGGAGGTCGTCGAGGCCGGAGCGGGCTTCAGGTGCGGTGGCTGGACGGCGGCGGCCGGGGACGGGCGGCTGGAGCTGGACGGCGAGGGGGAGGCGCTGGACGGGCTGCGGGCGTTGTGTGCGGCTGCCTGGACGGCGGCCGGGGAAGGGGTGTGCGTGCTGGACGGGGCCAAGGCGCTGGCGCGGCTGGCGTTGTAG